Genomic DNA from Nonomuraea rubra:
TGAGCGTGGGTTATGGAGAGGTGGGGGTGGGTGGGATGAGGCGGAACCAGAGGCAGACCACCGTTGTGCTGTCCTCGACCTCGTAGCCCAGCCCCGCCCAATACCCCCGATGCGTTTCGCGCCATTCGGCCGTTGATTTGTATCCCTCGCCCTCCGCATCGGCGAACTCCCAGCCGACTTCGGCGAACGGCGTCAGCTCCAC
This window encodes:
- a CDS encoding ASCH domain-containing protein, which codes for MLTDLALSGAKRATAGILPLDYEREGEEVEHVGEHLVLVDDAGARVAEIEITRVELTPFAEVGWEFADAEGEGYKSTAEWRETHRGYWAGLGYEVEDSTTVVCLWFRLIPPTPTSP